Proteins from one Cetobacterium sp. ZOR0034 genomic window:
- a CDS encoding pseudouridine synthase has product MKLRLEKYLVECGVASRRKIKKAVAEGRVTVNGLVEVNDATEVEWGIDTITFDGVIPKKKELKYYIMYKVAGYITAMEDMNKKTVAELLPDFIDKRSVSPVGRLDKDTEGLLLFTSDGDLSYTMAHPDKKMEKTYYVELDREISEEDILALETGVKLDTDYTSLPSKVEYLTSKSIHLTITEGKYHQVKKMLKAVKNKVIYLKRVQFGNLTLDGMNPGDVKEIFREDIDI; this is encoded by the coding sequence TTGAAATTAAGATTAGAAAAATACTTAGTTGAATGTGGTGTGGCTAGTAGAAGAAAGATAAAGAAAGCTGTTGCTGAAGGCAGAGTCACTGTTAATGGGTTAGTTGAGGTAAATGATGCAACTGAAGTTGAATGGGGAATAGATACCATTACTTTCGACGGAGTTATTCCTAAGAAAAAAGAACTAAAATACTATATTATGTATAAAGTTGCTGGTTACATAACCGCAATGGAGGATATGAATAAAAAAACTGTTGCTGAACTTCTCCCTGACTTTATAGATAAAAGATCTGTCTCACCTGTTGGAAGACTCGATAAAGATACTGAAGGACTTTTGCTTTTTACAAGTGATGGTGATTTAAGTTATACAATGGCTCACCCAGATAAAAAGATGGAAAAAACATACTATGTCGAATTAGATAGAGAAATTTCTGAAGAAGATATTTTAGCTCTTGAAACAGGAGTAAAATTAGATACTGATTATACATCTCTTCCAAGTAAAGTTGAGTATTTAACTTCTAAAAGTATTCATTTAACAATTACAGAAGGAAAATATCATCAAGTAAAAAAAATGCTTAAAGCTGTAAAAAATAAAGTTATCTATCTAAAAAGAGTTCAATTTGGAAATTTAACTCTCGACGGAATGAATCCAGGAGATGTAAAGGAAATTTTTAGAGAAGATATTGATATATAA
- a CDS encoding GntP family permease translates to MTAFGAVLGLIIAIILIIRKANPAYSLILGAVIGGLAGGVSLPETVNLMISGVKDVTPAIVRILTAGILAGILIKTEAATKIAETIIDKLGEKRAILALALSALILTAIGVFIDVAVITVSPIALAIARRLKMSKMAMLLAMIGGGKCGNIISPNPNTIASAENFGASLSSVMWVNIVPALIGLIATILIANLLVEKGEKVIEIENIEEKGELPSFFGSIVGPLVTITLLALRPIAGINVDPLIALPVGGLVGIVFMGKTAKLKESMEYGLQKMSGVAILLVGTGTVAGIIKNSTLKDVILSLLGKANISDRLIAPIAGALMSGATASTTAGATIASATFSGAILAAGVSAVWGAAMVNSGATVLDHLPHGSFFHSTGGACSMKLEERLKLIPYESAIGFVLALSSFLTYLVIG, encoded by the coding sequence ATGACAGCATTTGGAGCAGTATTAGGACTAATAATTGCAATAATTTTAATTATAAGAAAAGCTAATCCAGCATATAGCTTGATATTAGGAGCCGTTATAGGTGGGTTAGCAGGAGGAGTATCTCTTCCTGAAACGGTAAATTTAATGATAAGTGGAGTAAAGGATGTTACTCCAGCGATTGTTAGAATCTTAACAGCGGGTATATTAGCAGGAATACTTATAAAAACAGAAGCAGCAACAAAAATAGCGGAAACAATAATAGATAAGTTAGGTGAAAAAAGAGCAATCTTAGCACTTGCGTTATCAGCGCTTATATTAACAGCAATAGGTGTATTTATTGACGTTGCTGTTATAACAGTGTCACCAATAGCTTTAGCTATAGCAAGAAGATTGAAAATGTCAAAAATGGCCATGCTATTAGCTATGATTGGAGGAGGAAAATGTGGAAATATAATATCTCCAAATCCGAATACAATAGCATCAGCTGAAAATTTTGGGGCTTCACTTTCGTCAGTTATGTGGGTAAATATAGTTCCAGCATTGATAGGTTTAATTGCAACGATTTTAATAGCAAATTTGTTGGTTGAAAAAGGAGAAAAAGTTATAGAGATAGAAAATATTGAAGAAAAAGGAGAGTTGCCATCATTCTTTGGAAGTATTGTAGGACCTCTTGTGACAATAACTTTACTGGCTCTAAGACCGATAGCTGGTATAAATGTAGATCCTCTTATTGCTTTACCAGTAGGTGGTTTAGTTGGAATAGTTTTCATGGGAAAAACAGCGAAATTAAAGGAATCTATGGAGTATGGACTTCAAAAAATGTCTGGAGTGGCAATTCTTTTAGTAGGAACAGGAACGGTAGCTGGAATAATTAAAAACTCTACATTGAAAGATGTTATACTTTCTCTGTTAGGAAAAGCTAATATAAGCGATAGACTTATTGCACCGATAGCAGGGGCATTAATGTCTGGAGCGACGGCATCAACAACAGCAGGAGCAACAATAGCATCAGCAACTTTCTCGGGTGCAATTTTAGCAGCAGGGGTTAGTGCTGTTTGGGGTGCGGCAATGGTGAACTCTGGAGCAACAGTTTTAGACCATCTACCTCATGGGTCATTTTTCCATAGTACAGGTGGAGCGTGCAGTATGAAATTAGAAGAGAGATTAAAGCTAATACCGTATGAATCTGCAATTGGATTTGTATTAGCTTTATCTTCATTTTTAACATATTTAGTAATAGGATAG
- a CDS encoding glycerate kinase → MKVVIAIDSFKGSLSSFELGSAIEEGVRKVYSDAEIVKVPIADGGEGTVSSLVEGTDGKIVKVLVNNPLMEKIESKYGIMGDGTAVIEMAEASGLPLIPTEKRNPMKTTTYGTGELIKDAILKGCREFVIGIGGSATNDAGLGMLQALGFKILDENRNELGFGGEILSKVRFVDSSSKMKELDDCKFLIACDVDNPFYGPRGAAEIYSRQKGATEEMVKDLDKGLKDLSEVIKKETGIDVSNLSGAGAAGGLGGGLVAFLNGKLSPGIDMILEKVGLEQELSNADFVITGEGRLDLQTAMGKAPVGVAKIAKKFDIPVIALAGGLTDDAVQTHEKGIDSFFSIINYPILLEEAMKKEIAYKFVKGNSEEIFRLIKVCEKKYSK, encoded by the coding sequence ATGAAAGTAGTTATTGCGATAGATTCTTTTAAAGGTAGTTTAAGTTCTTTTGAACTGGGGAGTGCAATAGAAGAAGGAGTAAGAAAAGTATATTCGGATGCAGAGATAGTTAAAGTTCCAATAGCTGATGGTGGAGAGGGGACAGTTTCTTCATTAGTAGAAGGAACAGATGGAAAAATTGTTAAAGTTTTAGTTAATAATCCGCTGATGGAAAAAATAGAATCAAAGTATGGGATAATGGGAGATGGAACTGCAGTTATAGAGATGGCTGAAGCTTCAGGATTACCACTTATTCCAACAGAGAAAAGAAATCCTATGAAGACAACAACATATGGAACTGGAGAATTGATAAAAGATGCTATATTAAAAGGGTGTCGTGAATTTGTCATAGGAATTGGAGGAAGCGCAACAAATGATGCCGGGCTAGGTATGCTTCAAGCTTTAGGTTTTAAGATTTTAGATGAAAATAGAAACGAATTAGGTTTTGGTGGTGAGATTTTATCAAAAGTTAGATTTGTTGATTCATCATCAAAAATGAAAGAGCTAGATGATTGTAAATTTCTAATTGCATGTGATGTAGATAATCCTTTCTACGGACCAAGAGGTGCAGCAGAGATATATTCAAGACAAAAAGGTGCCACAGAAGAGATGGTTAAAGATTTAGATAAAGGATTAAAAGATTTATCTGAAGTTATAAAAAAAGAAACAGGAATCGATGTATCAAATCTTTCTGGAGCAGGAGCTGCGGGAGGATTAGGAGGAGGACTAGTTGCATTTTTAAACGGAAAATTATCTCCTGGAATAGATATGATTTTAGAAAAAGTTGGATTAGAGCAAGAGTTATCAAATGCAGATTTTGTGATAACAGGTGAAGGAAGATTAGATCTTCAAACAGCAATGGGGAAAGCTCCTGTAGGTGTAGCAAAGATAGCTAAAAAATTTGATATACCAGTTATAGCTTTAGCTGGAGGATTAACAGATGATGCTGTTCAAACTCATGAAAAAGGAATAGATAGTTTCTTTTCAATAATAAATTATCCAATTTTATTAGAAGAAGCTATGAAAAAAGAGATCGCATATAAATTTGTAAAAGGAAATTCAGAAGAGATATTTAGATTGATTAAAGTTTGTGAGAAAAAATATTCTAAGTAG
- a CDS encoding radical SAM protein codes for MGIRYSKIENKNKREIVLLKGLPCKYGKCKFCNYIEDNSTDLDEIQKVNIETLEEVTGEFGALEVINSGSVFELPESTLEKIREVVLAKNIKLLYFEIYYGYKNRLNEIKEFFKGIDIRFRMGMETFDNDFRIHSYGKNFKVGTVEIEDLSQKLYSVCLLICVKGQTKEMIDRDIELGLKYFKSITINIFINNGTEVKRDEELVKWFIQKYAHLQDDPRVELLIDNKDLGVFEQ; via the coding sequence ATGGGAATTAGATATAGTAAGATTGAAAATAAAAATAAAAGAGAGATTGTTTTGTTAAAAGGATTGCCTTGTAAGTATGGAAAGTGTAAATTTTGTAACTATATAGAGGATAACTCAACAGATTTAGATGAGATTCAAAAAGTGAATATAGAAACTTTAGAAGAGGTAACAGGCGAATTTGGAGCCTTAGAGGTTATTAATTCGGGTTCTGTATTTGAACTTCCAGAATCAACTTTAGAAAAGATAAGAGAGGTTGTTTTAGCAAAAAATATAAAACTACTTTACTTTGAAATCTATTATGGATATAAAAATAGGTTGAATGAGATTAAAGAGTTTTTCAAAGGGATAGATATAAGATTTAGAATGGGAATGGAAACATTTGATAATGATTTTAGAATACACTCTTACGGAAAAAATTTCAAAGTTGGAACTGTTGAAATAGAGGATTTAAGTCAAAAATTATATTCTGTTTGTCTTCTAATCTGTGTTAAAGGTCAAACTAAAGAGATGATAGATAGAGATATCGAACTAGGATTGAAATATTTTAAAAGTATAACAATAAATATATTTATAAATAATGGAACTGAAGTAAAAAGAGATGAAGAGTTAGTAAAATGGTTTATTCAAAAGTATGCTCATCTACAAGATGATCCAAGAGTTGAGTTATTGATAGACAATAAAGATCTAGGAGTTTTTGAACAGTAA